A single region of the Rhodopirellula bahusiensis genome encodes:
- a CDS encoding alpha/beta hydrolase, translating to MNISWKFALTLAVFTATWMPLSTSAHSAEPEMLPLWTDEELGSTEADDTEVLHDRGDRNAWVTDILRPTLTIYHADPAKHSGTSIVICPGGGYGGLAIDKEGHVVAEWFAEQGVTAGVLKYRCGGGAHKHPIPMGDARQAVKLMRDHADEWKLKTDQVGIMGFSAGGHLASTIATDPQTGVNFAALIYPVISLDKAVTHGGSKKNLLGESPSDELVHQMSRDEQVSSSTCPTFLVHAGDDKAVPVENSLRYYSACIEHGVPAEMHLFPTGGHGFGMFRGDRPVDQWPNQLKGWLQLNELLD from the coding sequence ATGAACATCTCCTGGAAGTTTGCTCTGACGCTTGCCGTTTTCACTGCCACCTGGATGCCACTTTCCACATCCGCTCATTCTGCGGAACCCGAAATGCTACCACTTTGGACCGACGAGGAACTCGGATCCACCGAAGCGGATGACACCGAAGTTTTGCACGATCGAGGCGATCGAAATGCCTGGGTCACGGACATCTTGCGTCCGACATTGACGATCTATCACGCTGACCCGGCCAAGCATTCAGGAACGTCGATCGTGATCTGCCCCGGCGGCGGTTATGGCGGGCTGGCAATCGACAAAGAAGGCCACGTGGTGGCGGAATGGTTCGCAGAACAAGGCGTGACGGCTGGCGTTTTGAAGTACCGATGTGGCGGTGGTGCTCACAAGCATCCGATCCCAATGGGCGATGCTCGCCAAGCGGTGAAGTTGATGCGAGATCATGCTGACGAGTGGAAATTGAAAACGGACCAAGTCGGCATCATGGGTTTCTCAGCAGGTGGTCACTTGGCATCGACCATCGCAACGGACCCGCAAACCGGCGTCAACTTTGCCGCGTTGATCTACCCGGTGATCTCGTTGGATAAAGCGGTCACACACGGAGGTTCGAAGAAGAACCTGTTGGGCGAATCGCCCAGTGACGAATTGGTGCACCAAATGTCGCGAGACGAACAAGTCTCGTCATCAACATGCCCGACTTTCTTGGTGCACGCAGGCGATGACAAGGCTGTTCCTGTCGAAAACAGCTTGCGTTACTACTCGGCTTGCATCGAGCACGGCGTCCCAGCCGAAATGCATCTCTTCCCCACTGGCGGCCACGGCTTCGGCATGTTCCGCGGCGACCGCCCCGTCGACCAATGGCCCAACCAACTCAAAGGTTGGCTGCAATTGAACGAGCTGTTGGACTGA
- a CDS encoding sigma-70 family RNA polymerase sigma factor, which produces MTTNNSLHAHAEVERFVRLLTANERRLRAFLFQLVVDRDAVDEIMQDACTSLWKKFSQLDDDEGFLPWAYVVCRYEVLMYRRKRARDRLVFDEGLIEQIANEATERAAGDQIDQRQTYLKDCLTQLREADRRLLMTAYGSKATIIEMAEQLNLTSNALYKTLGRLRRRLKGCVKGKLATS; this is translated from the coding sequence ATGACAACCAACAATTCTCTTCATGCCCACGCTGAGGTGGAACGGTTTGTACGTTTGCTCACCGCGAACGAGAGACGACTACGCGCCTTCCTCTTCCAATTGGTCGTCGATCGCGACGCCGTGGATGAAATCATGCAGGATGCGTGCACGTCGTTGTGGAAGAAGTTCTCGCAGCTTGACGACGACGAGGGCTTCCTGCCTTGGGCTTACGTGGTCTGCCGATACGAAGTGTTGATGTATCGACGCAAGCGAGCGAGAGACCGGTTGGTCTTTGACGAAGGCCTGATCGAACAGATCGCGAACGAAGCAACGGAACGTGCGGCGGGTGACCAGATCGATCAAAGGCAGACGTACTTGAAGGATTGCCTGACGCAATTGCGAGAAGCCGATCGTCGGTTGTTGATGACCGCCTACGGTTCCAAAGCAACCATCATTGAAATGGCTGAACAACTCAATTTGACGTCCAACGCCCTTTACAAGACGCTGGGTCGTCTTCGTCGGCGATTGAAAGGCTGCGTCAAAGGAAAGCTGGCCACCTCATAA
- a CDS encoding sugar-binding protein — translation MNWSSNIRLAWMPFLVAACIGLLGNSYATGTETSVGNADSAGAVQALEEFLNDHSTEDFQTIAELPWSSTALTAQDVVRARELLAAAHKRVLRKTRADEMQKKVLTLGDLKMPFDYRIFGEAPEGGRSLYISMHGGGGAPKAVNDRQWENQKRLYQPEEGVYVAPRAPTDTWNLWHQKHIDPMFVRLIENMVAFENVNPNRVYVMGYSAGGDGVYQLAPRLSDRWAAAAMMAGHPNETSALGLRNVPFALQMGGKDAAYKRNQIAADWKTKLAELHEADPEGYKHFVKIYPNKGHWMDREDAVALPWMAKHTRNVTPSKIVWVQDDVTHSHFYWLGVEESSVKAGATIIAAVDGQTIDLTSSDVNKINVFLDDRFIDLDQPIQITSGGQTLFEGQVTRTLKTLATIFDARSDSELAFPSSVEVEMPKPFPQSLVPAKDLPRYTAAKIDTELSIDGRLDEEAWQQARKTTSFVDLVSGQPTRHDTRSSILWDNEFLYIGFWLEEPNVDAEYKERDDPIYYDNDVEVFIAGKDAYYEFEINSYGTVYEGFFVWQEAYEKGGYASDPQLAKDAPNQQEFDGVGFTNHPRGKRIAFLGYDFPNFKSAVHINGTLNDDSDVDQGWTVELAFPWKEMNWLAKGDNRSLPPKVGDEWRIDLFRFNKTKAPEPATDSGGWALGKHGVWDSHIPETFPIITFAEE, via the coding sequence ATGAATTGGTCTTCGAACATCCGACTCGCATGGATGCCGTTTTTAGTCGCGGCCTGCATTGGTTTGCTTGGTAACTCGTATGCAACTGGAACGGAAACGTCAGTCGGGAATGCGGACTCCGCGGGTGCGGTCCAAGCACTCGAGGAATTCTTGAACGATCATTCGACCGAAGACTTCCAAACGATTGCAGAGCTACCGTGGAGCTCGACCGCATTGACTGCTCAGGACGTCGTTCGAGCGAGAGAACTTTTGGCGGCAGCTCACAAGCGAGTTCTGCGCAAGACCCGAGCCGACGAGATGCAGAAAAAAGTGTTGACGCTCGGAGACTTGAAGATGCCGTTTGACTATCGCATTTTTGGTGAAGCACCCGAAGGCGGACGCAGTCTTTACATCTCCATGCACGGCGGTGGTGGTGCCCCGAAAGCGGTCAACGATCGTCAGTGGGAAAACCAGAAACGTTTGTATCAACCCGAAGAAGGTGTCTACGTGGCTCCGCGTGCTCCGACTGACACATGGAACCTGTGGCATCAAAAGCACATCGATCCGATGTTCGTGCGTTTGATTGAAAACATGGTCGCGTTTGAAAACGTCAATCCAAATCGCGTTTACGTGATGGGTTATTCCGCTGGCGGTGACGGGGTGTATCAACTGGCACCTCGTCTGTCCGACCGCTGGGCGGCCGCCGCGATGATGGCAGGGCACCCCAACGAAACGTCGGCACTGGGTCTCCGCAACGTTCCCTTCGCATTGCAAATGGGAGGCAAAGACGCGGCCTACAAACGCAACCAAATCGCGGCGGATTGGAAAACGAAGTTGGCCGAACTGCATGAAGCTGACCCGGAGGGATACAAACACTTCGTGAAGATCTACCCGAACAAAGGGCACTGGATGGATCGCGAAGATGCGGTCGCGCTTCCTTGGATGGCCAAGCACACTCGAAACGTGACCCCGTCCAAGATTGTGTGGGTCCAAGACGATGTGACTCACTCGCATTTCTATTGGTTGGGCGTGGAAGAGTCGTCGGTCAAAGCGGGTGCGACCATCATCGCAGCCGTCGACGGTCAAACGATTGACCTGACCTCCTCGGACGTGAACAAGATCAACGTCTTCTTGGATGACCGATTCATCGACTTGGACCAACCGATCCAAATCACCAGCGGAGGTCAAACGCTGTTCGAAGGGCAGGTCACGCGAACTCTAAAAACACTCGCGACAATCTTCGACGCGCGATCCGATTCCGAGCTCGCGTTCCCGAGTTCTGTCGAGGTGGAGATGCCCAAGCCGTTCCCTCAATCGTTGGTCCCTGCCAAGGATTTACCACGATACACGGCGGCGAAGATCGACACTGAGCTGTCGATCGATGGTCGCTTGGACGAGGAAGCTTGGCAGCAAGCCCGCAAGACCACGTCCTTTGTCGACTTGGTCAGCGGGCAACCCACTCGCCACGACACCCGCTCATCCATCCTGTGGGATAACGAGTTTCTTTACATCGGATTCTGGTTGGAAGAACCCAACGTCGACGCGGAGTACAAAGAGCGTGACGATCCGATTTACTACGACAACGACGTCGAAGTCTTCATCGCTGGAAAGGACGCCTACTACGAGTTCGAGATCAACTCCTATGGAACCGTCTACGAAGGCTTCTTTGTATGGCAGGAAGCGTACGAGAAAGGCGGTTATGCATCCGACCCACAACTTGCCAAAGACGCTCCGAATCAACAGGAGTTCGATGGCGTTGGGTTCACAAATCATCCACGCGGCAAACGCATCGCGTTTCTTGGCTACGACTTTCCCAATTTCAAATCCGCCGTTCACATCAACGGGACCTTGAATGACGATTCCGACGTCGATCAAGGTTGGACGGTCGAGTTGGCGTTTCCTTGGAAGGAGATGAATTGGCTTGCCAAGGGCGACAACCGATCACTGCCACCCAAGGTCGGCGATGAGTGGCGAATCGACCTTTTCCGATTCAACAAGACCAAGGCCCCCGAACCCGCCACCGACTCCGGAGGCTGGGCCCTCGGCAAACACGGAGTCTGGGACTCCCACATTCCAGAAACTTTCCCCATCATCACCTTCGCAGAAGAGTGA
- a CDS encoding right-handed parallel beta-helix repeat-containing protein, protein MNSTTSFLAMGLVFANLSIQSFAQDELQPPPYSELGYHDRFLESQWKPSSDPDRAIFVSSSAAHDGVGTRDSPFSNLTQARDSIRRLQAESGLPAGGIEVVLLPGVYHLPETFHLSQQDSGTEDAPIIYRAEVPGSVRLSAGTPIELQDTQRVEHPALLGRLHPNAQDKVVMVRVPDEWLSGVDHSTRLAFDGQLLRRAQWPNLGYCHIDQIIDKGPTTRWLKPGEKPPTASPGNPIGAKFTTVEPLSPLLQSEFRRTQRMQVEGYLHNDWYFQREPVGAIQDGVIQLQQATRYGVADKIKSIPRRIRLVNVLAELDEPGEWYFDTTDQILYLWPPTQIDPQKTRLSMLSPSHQGTIAMENVSFCVFRDLIFEDSGRCAVSIEDGANVLIAGCVFRNGTHRGVDINGGSRHGITGCEFHDLESAFSMRGGDFRTLERCYHFATNNEVHSCRRRGYGVMGMNGVGMYFAHNLIHDMNGALSFNAVDTLMEFNEFYNIGYEMGDFNVAYCGAKWHTMNNVLRFNFVHHLFEPGGHPVIGFRNDDGGMGLQIYGNVFYRSGRGAAQFHGPLNSFRNNITMKTHHMWWTNKGAITEEEVQAEWKGLERFGRDLPHGDKGDNLYLMEQMLGENGWSIGVWKKEFPMLSTAIQTNPFAQTFSVVANNYVHRVRVPFHIHGGSGTVEGMESKETGKIVDLPSEGHFELPEEISMEAFEDLAQLDFRFREGFQTTNGFQPIPFERIGLVRDKFRATPVDRSYRADVYKRYVNERGGHYDPEVINARYRVLSNESDRQE, encoded by the coding sequence ATGAATTCAACAACATCGTTTTTGGCGATGGGTTTGGTCTTTGCCAACCTATCGATCCAGTCGTTTGCGCAAGATGAGTTGCAACCGCCACCCTATTCCGAACTTGGTTACCACGACCGGTTTCTGGAGTCCCAGTGGAAGCCGAGCAGCGATCCAGATCGAGCCATCTTTGTGTCCTCGTCGGCGGCGCACGATGGTGTTGGCACGAGGGATTCTCCTTTCAGCAATTTGACCCAGGCTCGTGATTCGATTCGAAGGCTTCAGGCCGAGTCGGGTCTACCGGCGGGCGGAATCGAGGTGGTCCTGCTGCCCGGTGTTTACCATCTGCCGGAAACATTTCATCTATCGCAACAGGATTCTGGGACAGAAGACGCACCGATCATCTATCGTGCCGAAGTCCCTGGATCCGTTCGTCTCTCGGCGGGCACGCCGATTGAATTGCAGGACACTCAGCGAGTCGAGCACCCGGCGTTGCTGGGACGTTTGCACCCGAATGCTCAAGACAAAGTTGTGATGGTTCGTGTTCCAGACGAATGGTTGTCTGGCGTCGATCATTCAACTCGGCTCGCCTTTGATGGTCAGTTGCTTCGACGGGCTCAGTGGCCCAACCTCGGATACTGTCACATCGATCAGATCATCGACAAAGGTCCCACGACGCGTTGGTTGAAACCTGGTGAGAAGCCACCGACGGCAAGTCCGGGCAACCCGATCGGCGCGAAGTTCACCACGGTTGAACCGCTTTCACCTTTACTGCAGAGCGAGTTCCGACGCACCCAAAGGATGCAGGTGGAGGGTTACTTGCACAACGATTGGTATTTCCAAAGAGAACCAGTTGGTGCCATTCAGGACGGTGTCATCCAGCTTCAACAAGCGACGCGATACGGAGTCGCCGACAAGATCAAATCAATTCCTCGGCGGATTCGTTTGGTCAACGTTCTTGCAGAACTGGATGAGCCTGGGGAATGGTATTTCGACACCACAGATCAGATCCTGTACCTGTGGCCCCCGACCCAGATCGATCCACAGAAGACACGGTTGTCGATGCTGTCACCATCTCATCAAGGAACGATCGCGATGGAGAACGTTTCTTTCTGCGTGTTTCGCGATTTGATCTTCGAAGATTCGGGACGCTGCGCCGTTTCGATTGAGGATGGGGCCAACGTTTTGATCGCCGGTTGTGTCTTCCGCAACGGAACTCATCGTGGCGTGGATATCAATGGCGGATCGCGGCATGGGATCACGGGATGTGAATTTCACGATTTGGAAAGTGCATTCTCGATGCGGGGTGGTGACTTTCGAACGCTCGAACGCTGCTACCACTTCGCTACGAACAACGAAGTTCATTCCTGTCGACGTCGCGGATACGGTGTGATGGGAATGAACGGCGTGGGGATGTACTTCGCTCACAATCTCATTCACGACATGAATGGAGCGCTGAGTTTCAACGCGGTCGACACGCTGATGGAATTCAACGAGTTCTACAACATTGGCTACGAGATGGGCGATTTCAACGTCGCCTATTGCGGAGCAAAGTGGCACACCATGAACAATGTGTTGCGTTTCAATTTCGTACACCATCTATTTGAGCCTGGCGGGCATCCGGTGATTGGATTCCGAAATGATGACGGAGGCATGGGACTTCAGATCTATGGCAATGTGTTCTATCGATCGGGGCGTGGTGCGGCCCAGTTCCATGGCCCGTTGAATTCGTTTCGCAACAATATCACGATGAAAACCCATCACATGTGGTGGACCAACAAGGGGGCGATCACCGAAGAAGAAGTGCAAGCCGAATGGAAAGGCTTGGAGCGTTTTGGACGCGATCTGCCACACGGGGACAAAGGCGACAATCTCTATTTGATGGAACAAATGCTTGGCGAAAATGGATGGTCCATCGGGGTTTGGAAAAAGGAGTTTCCAATGTTGTCCACTGCCATCCAAACCAATCCGTTTGCGCAGACATTCAGCGTGGTTGCAAACAACTATGTGCATCGCGTTCGAGTCCCATTTCACATTCATGGTGGGTCGGGAACGGTTGAAGGCATGGAGAGCAAGGAAACTGGGAAGATCGTGGATCTGCCCTCCGAGGGGCACTTTGAGTTGCCCGAAGAAATCTCGATGGAAGCGTTTGAAGACCTCGCACAACTGGATTTCCGATTCCGCGAAGGCTTTCAAACGACCAACGGGTTTCAGCCCATTCCCTTCGAAAGAATTGGACTGGTTCGCGACAAATTTCGCGCTACGCCAGTTGATCGCTCCTACCGCGCCGATGTCTACAAGCGATATGTGAATGAAAGAGGCGGTCACTACGATCCGGAAGTGATCAACGCTCGTTATCGCGTGTTGTCGAACGAGTCAGACCGACAGGAATGA
- a CDS encoding LamG domain-containing protein, translating to MNDRLEDLIDQYCAGCIEESDFVELQSLLRESEANRQHYYEILQIHSDLHELVDTELHDEQETSPLTRTFTDTIAGEKPQASVSTEGSTGFNRIFPTQAWMLVASVSSIAAAFLAVVVWQQSRSLHEHANQQTVLPSGQERKVVSVVNAARSLRLPTQITSHKTDSLAILQQVVDPVWNDGEKAPRVGDELTAQTLDLQNGIVHLAFLNGATAILEGPARLDLINRQLGVLHHGKIRCFVPESAHGFTIETSTNRFVDLGTQFGLDVGIDGEQELHVFDGEVEMQSIQDRGTAQRIVSGYAISRDAPDHDWSTVATQPTRFTSVEKLWGLKQRSDQRRYERWKQHIETVLEDPDLVVLYDFEPDASEPSRLTNQKSDSTHGTILGCEWSRGRWDGKYALEFKRPNNRVQFNLPGTFDDLTMMTWLRIDGFDRFFSSLMSTDRFDNHHIHWHLKSTGQIGSGIKPPSSLRVLYDTEETLGYEDLGRWMHLALVVNQTDQTVTHFLNGQVVGQFPLHTGSEKMRTDVFGNETWPIRVGKAELGNWSPAEDYDEWLVRNLNGRIDEFSVFRRALGDQEIQRSYELGKPNS from the coding sequence ATGAACGACCGGTTGGAAGACCTAATCGACCAGTATTGCGCAGGATGCATCGAAGAGTCTGACTTCGTCGAGCTTCAAAGTCTGCTTCGCGAAAGTGAAGCCAATCGCCAACACTACTATGAGATTCTGCAAATCCATTCGGATCTGCATGAACTCGTTGACACAGAGCTGCACGACGAACAGGAGACTTCTCCACTCACCCGCACCTTCACCGATACAATTGCGGGAGAGAAGCCTCAAGCTAGCGTGTCGACTGAGGGATCAACCGGGTTCAACAGAATTTTTCCCACGCAAGCCTGGATGTTGGTTGCGTCCGTTTCATCCATCGCAGCAGCATTCCTGGCAGTCGTTGTTTGGCAACAATCACGTTCGTTGCACGAGCATGCGAACCAGCAAACTGTCCTGCCGTCCGGTCAGGAACGCAAGGTCGTGTCGGTGGTCAACGCGGCCAGGTCCTTGAGGCTTCCCACCCAAATCACGTCGCACAAAACAGACTCGTTGGCGATCCTTCAACAAGTGGTTGATCCAGTCTGGAACGACGGTGAAAAAGCGCCTCGTGTCGGCGATGAACTGACTGCTCAAACGCTGGATCTGCAGAACGGGATCGTTCATCTGGCCTTTCTCAACGGCGCTACCGCGATCCTGGAAGGCCCGGCCAGGTTGGATCTGATCAACCGTCAACTCGGTGTGTTGCATCACGGTAAGATCCGATGTTTCGTTCCAGAATCTGCTCATGGTTTCACCATCGAAACCTCGACAAATCGATTTGTTGATTTGGGCACTCAGTTTGGATTGGATGTGGGAATCGATGGCGAGCAGGAACTGCATGTTTTTGACGGGGAAGTCGAAATGCAGTCGATTCAAGATCGAGGAACAGCCCAACGGATTGTTTCTGGGTACGCGATTTCACGAGACGCTCCTGACCACGATTGGTCCACCGTTGCGACGCAACCAACACGATTCACTAGCGTTGAAAAACTGTGGGGACTGAAACAACGATCCGATCAGCGACGATACGAACGTTGGAAACAACACATCGAGACCGTGTTGGAGGATCCTGATCTGGTGGTGCTCTACGATTTCGAACCCGACGCTTCCGAACCAAGCCGACTGACCAACCAAAAGTCGGACTCCACTCACGGAACGATCCTGGGTTGCGAATGGTCTCGCGGTCGCTGGGATGGAAAGTATGCCTTGGAGTTCAAACGTCCAAACAATCGTGTGCAGTTCAACCTGCCGGGAACCTTTGACGATCTCACCATGATGACGTGGCTGCGAATTGACGGGTTTGATCGCTTCTTCAGTTCTCTCATGTCAACAGACCGGTTTGACAATCATCACATCCACTGGCATCTCAAATCCACCGGTCAAATCGGTTCGGGCATCAAACCTCCGTCCTCGCTTCGAGTGCTCTACGACACGGAAGAAACCTTGGGTTACGAAGACCTCGGTCGCTGGATGCATCTCGCCTTGGTGGTCAACCAAACCGATCAAACGGTGACTCATTTCCTCAATGGCCAAGTTGTCGGCCAGTTCCCTCTTCACACGGGCAGTGAAAAAATGCGAACCGACGTGTTCGGCAATGAGACGTGGCCCATCCGAGTCGGGAAAGCAGAACTTGGTAATTGGAGTCCGGCGGAAGATTACGACGAATGGCTGGTGCGGAACCTAAATGGTCGCATTGATGAATTCTCCGTCTTTCGACGCGCTCTCGGCGACCAAGAAATCCAACGGTCCTACGAACTGGGAAAACCAAATTCGTGA
- a CDS encoding Gfo/Idh/MocA family protein: MPAQSTKPNVSIQSSTTRRRFLSRSAALSVATLAPTHLRSVLSAEPDSANDRPGLALVGAGRMGHNHLRFAKGMCDVVAVCDVDQNHRQKAVQNLSGGKALGVNDYREVLDNKEVDVVYIATPDHWHAKILIEAMLAGKDVYCEKPLTLTVDEGKQIRKVQQQTGRIVQVGTMQRSYLDLFVKAVAIAGSGRLGRILRATASIGGSSGSGPIPVAKVPKWLDWNQWLGPAPESPFRLIADPKADEWHIGKTNAHQNFRWWYDYSGGKMTDWGAHHVDIACWAFREAGQSDALVSIEGNAKMPVPYENGFPTQADQYNTAHSFSILAKMKDGTELHIKSEGRNGVLLEGTRGRIFVSRGDLTGAPVEQLKDNPLPEDAVAKVYRNMPTPYNQHRNHWANFFHCTRERVEPISDVTSHLRAIDICHLANLSARFGRSLRWDAETEQILGDDEMNSLLARPARSGFETKLS, encoded by the coding sequence ATGCCAGCTCAATCCACGAAACCAAACGTGTCGATTCAATCATCCACCACTCGTCGACGATTCCTGTCACGTTCCGCAGCATTGTCTGTCGCAACACTGGCACCGACCCACTTGCGTTCGGTCCTTTCTGCGGAACCTGATTCAGCCAACGACCGTCCTGGATTGGCTCTTGTCGGCGCTGGCCGGATGGGGCACAACCACCTGCGATTTGCCAAAGGCATGTGCGATGTCGTCGCAGTTTGCGATGTCGATCAAAACCATCGCCAAAAAGCGGTTCAGAATCTGAGCGGCGGCAAAGCCTTGGGAGTCAACGATTATCGCGAAGTGTTGGACAACAAAGAGGTGGATGTCGTTTACATCGCCACACCCGATCACTGGCACGCCAAGATTCTGATCGAAGCCATGTTGGCGGGCAAAGACGTCTACTGCGAAAAGCCTTTGACACTGACCGTCGATGAAGGCAAGCAAATTCGAAAGGTACAACAGCAAACCGGACGCATCGTCCAAGTTGGAACAATGCAGCGAAGCTATCTGGATTTGTTTGTCAAAGCGGTGGCCATCGCAGGCTCCGGTAGACTCGGACGCATCCTTCGAGCAACGGCATCGATCGGAGGGAGCTCGGGTTCCGGACCCATTCCCGTCGCGAAGGTTCCCAAGTGGCTGGATTGGAACCAATGGTTGGGGCCCGCCCCCGAATCACCCTTTCGACTGATCGCGGATCCCAAAGCGGACGAGTGGCACATCGGCAAAACAAACGCTCATCAAAACTTCCGTTGGTGGTATGACTACTCCGGCGGCAAAATGACCGACTGGGGTGCCCACCACGTCGACATCGCTTGCTGGGCTTTTCGCGAAGCCGGCCAATCCGACGCGCTGGTTTCGATCGAGGGGAATGCCAAGATGCCGGTGCCGTACGAAAACGGTTTCCCAACTCAAGCGGATCAATACAACACCGCTCATTCGTTTTCGATACTTGCCAAGATGAAAGATGGCACGGAGCTTCATATCAAAAGCGAAGGCAGGAACGGCGTTCTGTTGGAAGGCACTCGCGGCCGCATCTTTGTCAGTCGAGGCGACTTGACCGGTGCCCCGGTGGAGCAGTTGAAAGACAACCCGTTGCCAGAAGATGCCGTCGCGAAGGTCTATCGCAACATGCCAACGCCGTACAACCAGCATCGCAACCACTGGGCCAACTTTTTCCATTGCACACGGGAACGAGTCGAACCGATTTCAGACGTGACCAGTCACCTTCGAGCGATTGACATTTGTCACCTCGCCAACTTGTCGGCTCGGTTTGGGCGGTCACTTCGTTGGGATGCGGAAACGGAACAAATTCTCGGCGATGACGAAATGAATTCTCTGCTGGCGCGCCCTGCTCGTTCCGGTTTCGAGACTAAACTCTCCTGA
- a CDS encoding DUF1559 domain-containing protein gives MNKRQKHSRDGFTLVELLVVIAIIGVLVGLLLPAVQAAREAARRMSCSNNFKQLGLGLHNYHSAFNQLPIQGTGPYGDESRGPNNNGNEGSENRRSTKSQGSALIGLMPFMEQQGLWEQMSVKTVSDDTAILYWPFGSNHTYGGSDVARYNPARTEIPTIRCPSDPGFGLPALGRTNYAFCLGDGIWNNHRGIKHRNNNQTIAGASSEPRCRGFFVAHASMKFRDILDGLSNTIAMGEIATDLGDNFVTTTIGTNSSNNLILSNPNACATLVDPERPTFWDLSNGNYVPLVNGNVKRGFRWTAAGAAFSGMNTMLAPNKPCCTRNAGNANAYEHVGSFTASSRHQGGVHVLMGDGAVKFVTDSIDAGNADAPPVDPGRAGCDQTAGRTSPYGLWGALGTRANKEVIDEEF, from the coding sequence ATGAACAAACGACAAAAACATAGTCGTGATGGCTTCACACTTGTCGAGTTGCTGGTCGTGATCGCGATCATCGGTGTGTTGGTGGGATTGCTTCTGCCAGCGGTCCAGGCCGCTCGCGAAGCCGCACGTCGCATGAGTTGCAGCAACAACTTCAAACAGCTTGGTTTGGGGCTGCACAACTATCACTCGGCGTTCAACCAATTGCCCATTCAGGGGACTGGTCCCTATGGCGATGAGTCTCGCGGACCCAATAACAATGGGAACGAAGGATCGGAAAACCGTCGTTCAACGAAAAGCCAAGGCAGCGCACTCATCGGATTGATGCCGTTCATGGAACAGCAGGGTCTGTGGGAGCAGATGTCCGTGAAGACGGTCAGTGACGACACTGCCATCTTGTACTGGCCATTTGGCTCCAACCACACCTACGGCGGTTCGGATGTTGCTCGATATAACCCAGCTCGGACGGAGATTCCAACCATTCGATGCCCCAGCGACCCTGGGTTTGGTTTGCCTGCCCTGGGTCGAACCAACTACGCGTTCTGTTTGGGCGATGGGATTTGGAACAACCACCGTGGAATCAAACATCGCAACAACAATCAAACCATTGCCGGTGCATCCTCAGAACCGCGATGTCGCGGGTTCTTTGTCGCGCATGCAAGCATGAAATTCCGTGACATCTTGGACGGGCTCAGCAACACGATCGCGATGGGTGAGATTGCGACCGATTTGGGTGACAACTTCGTCACCACGACCATTGGAACGAACTCGTCAAACAACCTGATTCTGTCCAATCCAAATGCGTGTGCAACTTTGGTTGACCCAGAACGTCCCACATTCTGGGACTTGAGCAACGGCAACTATGTTCCGTTGGTCAACGGAAACGTCAAACGCGGTTTTCGCTGGACAGCCGCGGGTGCTGCGTTCTCGGGGATGAACACCATGTTGGCTCCCAATAAACCATGCTGCACCCGAAACGCTGGCAATGCGAATGCCTACGAGCACGTTGGATCGTTCACCGCTAGCAGTCGACACCAGGGTGGCGTCCATGTCTTGATGGGCGACGGTGCGGTGAAGTTTGTCACCGATTCGATCGACGCGGGCAATGCGGATGCTCCACCTGTCGATCCAGGTCGTGCCGGGTGCGATCAAACGGCGGGACGGACCAGCCCCTACGGTTTGTGGGGTGCACTCGGGACTCGCGCTAACAAGGAAGTCATCGACGAAGAGTTCTAA